One Temnothorax longispinosus isolate EJ_2023e chromosome 8, Tlon_JGU_v1, whole genome shotgun sequence genomic region harbors:
- the LOC139817925 gene encoding uncharacterized protein has translation MSTHRLRRTETAQRLATPVSTPTSGSNTTLPRPYGSHTLQSSVSATHGGSFTSSKGQEYFLKGLEATLSDSKKKYADKVNALLSAWEHVTNYIPAAPPEAIQSLIEWAHRHTLTLVLRGEWPKLSAAKTHLCVTLQRCASQLVQHPAAPRCTALLALVNNPWTHPVLDSILNGQPDSEHEEEFCCSEKGELLTMRLKILCEDRCEDIAVNLAAACMRSLRRSDQLRSLSESHHVHYMIDVYIVLLYKLKRTQDIFAQLKLMDLNDGLELVQRLSGEKPTKYGTARVWRNSIKAAELVAQYLVTAGMVRPVSETGANILEQILNSWALLHAKWKDVALTLPGMIRKLIEPAESAQHIYIFCAVLAKHFGEIIKPLVIELYIRALTTDMNELESQKAKSDKDKVRETAKRLSTQFLKLADVVDSNIGIARECVLTAFSLHPTRACYDRIKELAVACGKAKEDGVSQEEQSVKEKPKETIEDDLLSVSVIKETSELMVDNNVTETGSTPSTVLEAQPPHQNLTVAKGIDFQNGQVTKTFERTNKLLKSLLTKNPDITSSDIATPATSISNRCPLHPNRESSSEMLGELCFNCGEFTGSNQLNDDKLQLKEASTTPGKNVERTLDALILIKGDAVTGSANYDEKSVPSQVLDGEKLGLSPQLCDDLAVVLSSPRYHMLSWVLDWKELKNLCERYLENEEEVRNTNKELKYLNIDYSQFKDWPSEDDTKDVFFGIEKGYEQWVDLPSDSSEQFGSFQPAAGYKRSSMRRSLDDTTTDSDSGSVLRVRRTARTRKIHRLGSSESDYDSAERKPKHFRNRISSVSDSDSNTQDSQTDSLGSDGCRLETKKKSNKSSGKESNRSKTSKLTVESVSHFQMLVNEEVRHTNAHEDASGSDVSSNDIITLFSADMDENKRETIKGSAYTAAAQLIITERRSDPAVLKSLRMFRPQSSKKPSRISQILQKNLLNKNKDVNNSSRTDAEQQATNNIAKFAPMLSTLNLNPKIVLTRTDEVDRKLTSRAKKQQQQRLSSGDITSELINIQKSMPFSPNNKSVIQYQKKQKERAASSKNTGGKSDLNCPVIVDGRRDRHHHHHFGSVKSNLGKTKFGVIEKAVRDSDILAKNVPGLNSLDMMVPPRQRSTVNVVQLSRSGVPQSPSSATGTPTSINVSGNTPPRPTRTPSVASNQSSSGGGNNSIQLPGTPSSTGGHDSGVGMSPAGQTPPLRSSSNLGTPDTVGEEANQLLDAASPTTIGPTNPTTTMTANNVSVVHQLDITESSSPVRTIAQIRRASNQQNNQSPKKSPSSPCSAGVGATTVTTMTTATSTMSSTGLIAPELKVICKPDGSLRLAAASPIVSNQRNLLSLQNLEDGSSANFARQTTQQRGADAVGGASSNRNAYDRLTGTSSIVKSASQTGQNAVLPKFQQAFRNKTYTLPADATASGVASAATDTPLGGVQQTVTTSAQKTTTNLSKAVQTSVPSNQQQQQQQANAGNVNVQSIISNLQLSAGRQIVNIVPNSGNNASASAAIGSNQVANQTITQLVQNASSSNSVIYTHKVITNNPNQLIPPTIISHGNSVPGGRTPVVKLNIIRTPVRQQNLTGTTIQAVLTPTRLQQQQQQQQAVRPDNLIGSPIEVTNPVSSTTLEQLREFESVLEQVKERSIQPQSHQSISNSATTTTVQTQTTTQQTQASKPQQISVSTLAQQLMMPAQSSANSEAFTSNGSTVTFQQESGYQQKVSLAYVNPSSTAKAGNSTTPVVVVTSYCQPAASPALSVTSQSSSSPCVTPAPAPIPPSAGKTPSTPSSAAAGTAAKANVKKSTPKAVKSSATNTSKASPIPKPQQKPQEDEQTAQRIYAILDEYAEQLRNSPDLNNKPAPRRRSNPPTNPSQSSKRKKSSSSKSKPAGQQTSELSPSTDDLGRTMGSEDSSSGVVHVQDSPAGFSAPEEPSMSGEASAEVRNMTNDSNDGVELNMKRRNLIITEPGTGQPRTVIVQESLQSGSVSVSEALASVTGKMSGTSVLMPSFVLPLMKGTQQHFTIVSTGSKLLTAMPTTMRTSGGTAVPNTLLLQSFLNQSKLIPAQPQMKQMKMQPTLQTLSNNQTLTGAQNVQSTPVVISQTGSTPFVGETATVTVSTPDKPNVIGELTLKNDTVAAGSAIAVESAATNTAIVVQNKSNPTLSLIGTRNISEISDNQQLCGVITSNPLQGTRFYNSGMHKLTSTSAALKAENVVCIAPAAAVSHSPEKKSPQDGQLHTEKSVSLPASAIALTFTQQTDVSAMLNDANQQLQQKDTKEASTEITSGTKIISPKTVKRKFDNAIGIQENISPRTLISPNIATSLQNNTKIESMSPITSTNKQSSVIDHTTQFLVTGGPSSSDSQESSVQQSTETIDGSCKVGNGLLYENARLQEAWESEGKISPDTTPWRYVPTPMNALSHEPLKVYRDNDNSETVLQIINKGQGIEMASGQIYHANAKKYFMNHTLDTPYSNKSNLMKSQLISRLDREMMQQKMERKAAYEREIKLQKSLSEECEDLGVDEPSTSELFPEADLLFDTNHSPSFDHSSQDASCSQSLGKSYNSSYFRSLDSSSGSRDASPTSDFKTNERKKNVSQRARALKDPLKRGKREKEDLDIPTKHMRLTLDNLSQDEASNSNSDISRLSPANLGSLENDSSKDMTHRVKLTLRSGSKEGTPSSVSSIPSNMKLDIDLDSESLPPSMNVNNTSTASSGDESLTLLSGNTADHHTIPSPLSPLGAAGPLLSTHNKYTYTNKKRVSSSKVRMDSYMAWESPMSERTRSSTDDEDSSISESIGSQVEDNVTLSNGLEDSVQILKSLSSDRHCTYMKKKENKLQVNAARVVLNRADHKSAAVAATLPKRMSKVESMVTATETMVVSSDKASEASEDETSNIVLMEPADCRARRSSLRCHVKKNCACCNGSPERPKKKTTAATTVKSTDHKLKKRLSSKQPGKKR, from the exons CTCCAATCGTCGGTTTCAGCGACGCACGGTGGTTCGTTCACGAGCTCCAAGGGAcaggaatattttttaaag GGGCTCGAGGCGACGCTGAGTGACAGCAAGAAGAAGTACGCCGACAAGGTGAATGCGCTTCTGTCAGCCTGGGAGCATGTCACCAATTATATTCCTGCGGCACCGCCCGAGGCCATCCAGTCTCTCATAGAATGGGCTCACAG ACATACATTGACATTGGTATTGCGCGGGGAGTGGCCGAAGTTGTCTGCCGCCAAAACGCACCTCTGCGTAACGCTGCAGAGGTGTGCGTCTCAGCTGGTGCAACATCCCGCTGCACCCAGGTGTACCGCCCTGCTGGCTCTGGTGAACAATCCATGGACGCATCCCGTCCTCGACAGCATACTTAACGGCCAACCGGATTCCGAACATGAGGAGG AATTCTGTTGTTCGGAGAAAGGCGAGCTGCTGACGATGAGACTGAAGATACTCTGCGAGGACCGCTGCGAGGACATAGCGGTGAACCTCGCCGCCGCGTGCATGCGCTCCCTCAGACGAAGCGATCAGCTGCGGTCGCTCTCGGAGTCTCATCACGTTCACTACATGATTGACGTGTACATTGTTCTCTTGTACAAATTGAAACGCACGCAAGATATTTTCGCTCAA TTAAAATTAATGGACCTCAACGACGGGCTTGAATTGGTCCAAAGGCTTAGCGGTGAGAAGCCAACGAAGTATGGAACGGCGCGTGTTTGGAGAAATTCGATAAAGGCCGCGGAATTGGTCGCGCAGTATCTCGTTACTGCCGGGATGGTTCGACCGGTATCGGAAACCGGTGCAAATATTTTGGAGCAGATTTTGAACTCTTGGGCGCTATTGCACGCAAAATGGAAGGACGTTGCACTGACTCTGCCCGGCAtgattagaaaattaattgaacCCGCGGAAAGTGCTcaacatatttatatcttctGTGCAGTACTTGCAAAACAT TTCGGCGAGATTATAAAACCTTTGGTGATCGAACTGTACATCAGAGCGCTAACAACGGATATGAACGAACTGGAGAGTCAGAAGGCGAAATCGGACAAGGATAAGGTGCGCGAAACCGCCAAGCGTCTGAGCACGCAATTCCTCAAATTGGCGGACGTAGTAGACAGCAATATTGGCATAGCAAGGGAATGCGTTTTGACGGCATTCTCTTTACATCCTACTAGAGCCTGTTACGACAGAATAAAGGAATTGGCGGTGGCGTGTGGAAAGGCGAAGGAAGATGGCGTTTCGCAAGAGGAGCAAAGTGTCAAGGAGAAACCCAAGGAAACTATAGAAGACGATCTTCTCTCTGTATCGGTTATCAAGGAGACATCCGAGTTAATGGTAGATAACAACGTCACGGAAACAGGCTCGACGCCCTCGACAGTTTTGGAAGCGCAGCCACCGCATCAAAATTTGACCGTTGCAAAAGGCATAGATTTTCAAAACGGTCAGGTAACGAAAACGTTTGAACGAACCAATAAGTTGTTGAAGAGCCTTCTGACAAAGAATCCCGACATTACGTCGTCTGACATAGCAACACCAGCGACGTCGATCAGTAACAGGTGTCCGTTGCATCCGAACCGTGAATCCTCATCCGAGATGCTCGGCGAACTCTGTTTCAATTGCGGCGAATTCACCGGCAGTAACCAGTTGAATGATGATAAATTACAATTGAAGGAAGCTAGCACGACGCCGGGCAAGAATGTGGAGAGAACATTGGATGCGTTGATTCTGATCAAAGGCGATGCGGTGACAGGCTCGGCGAATTATGACGAGAAGTCTGTGCCCAGCCAAGTGCTGGACGGTGAGAAATTGGGTCTATCGCCGCAACTGTGCGACGATCTGGCCGTAGTACTGAGTAGTCCACGTTACCACATGCTCAGTTGGGTGCTCGACTGGAAGGAGTTGAAGAATTTATGCGAGCGGTACCTGGAAAACGAAGAGGAGGTGCGCAATACGAACAAGGAGCTTAAGTATCTGAACATTGATTATTCGCAGTTCAAGGATTGGCCATCGGAAGACGATACTAAAGACGTCTTCTTCGGTATCGAGAAGGGTTACGAGCAGTGGGTTGACTTGCCATCCGATAGTTCCGAGCAATTCGGTAGCTTCCAACCGGCAGCCGGCTATAAACGTTCATCGATGCGTCGCAGTTTAGATGATACTACCACGGATTCCGACAGTGGCAGTGTATTGCGTGTACGACGCACTGCACGAACGCGGAAGATCCATCGGTTGGGATCGTCCGAAAGCGACTACGACAGCGCTGAACGTAAACCAAAGCATTTTAGAAATAGGATTAGCTCGGTGTCGGACAGCGATAGCAACACGCAGGATAGTCAGACTGACAGCTTGGGTAGCGACGGTTGTCGGTTAGAGACCAAGAAGAAATCCAACAAATCGAGCGGTAAGGAGTCCAACCGTTCAAAGACATCGAAGCTCACCGTCGAGTCTGTCTcgcattttcaaatgttaGTGAACGAAGAAGTGCGGCATACGAACGCGCACGAGGACGCCAGCGGCTCTGACGTTAGCAGCAACGACATCATCACTCTCTTTTCCGCCGACATGGACGAAAATAAGCGCGAGACGATCAAGGGCTCAGCGTACACCGCCGCGGCGCAATTAATCATTACTGAAAGGCGAAGCGATCCTGCGGTGCTGAAATCTCTTAGGATGTTCAGGCCACAAAGCTCGAAAAAGCCGTCGAGGATTTCGCAAATTTTGcagaagaatttattaaataagaacAAGGATGTTAATAATAGTAGTCGGACGGATGCCGAGCAACAGGCGACCAACaacattgcaaaatttgcgCCCATGCTCAGCACGCTAAATCTGAACCCGAAGATTGTGCTGACGCGCACGGACGAAGTCGATCGTAAATTGACCAGCCGTGCTAAgaaacagcagcagcagcggctGAGTAGCGGTGACATCACCAGTGAACTGATCAACATACAAAAATCGATGCCGTTCTCACCGAATAACAAGAGTGTAATTCAGTATCAGAAGAAGCAAAAGGAACGTGCCGCGAGCAGTAAGAACACCGGCGGCAAAAGCGACCTGAACTGTCCTGTGATAGTCGACGGACGTCGCGAccgtcatcatcatcatcatttcGGCTCCGTTAAATCCAACTTGGGTAAAACCAAGTTTGGTGTTATCGAGAAGGCTGTTAGGGATTCCGACATATTAGCCAAAAATGTACCGGGTCTGAACTCGCTGGACATGATGGTACCGCCACGGCAGCGTTCCACAGTGAACGTTGTCCAACTCTCCAGAAGCGGCGTGCCGCAGAGCCCAAGTTCCGCCACGGGTACGCCGACAAGCATTAACGTTAGTGGCAACACGCCACCACGGCCGACGCGCACCCCAAGCGTGGCTAGCAACCAAAGTAGCAGTGGTGGTGGCAACAACAGCATACAGTTGCCGGGAACCCCTTCTTCAACAGGCGGCCACGACAGTGGAGTCGGCATGAGCCCAGCTGGTCAAACGCCACCATTGAGATCGTCGTCGAACCTCGGAACGCCGGACACCGTCGGCGAGGAGGCCAATCAACTACTGGATGCTGCGTCACCGACGACTATCGGCCCGACGAacccgacgacgacgatgactgCCAACAACGTTTCGGTAGTCCATCAACTCGACATCACTGAGTCGTCGAGTCCGGTGAGAACGATAGCGCAAATACGTCGTGCGAGCAATCAGCAGAACAACCAATCACCGAAAAAATCACCTTCTTCGCCGTGCTCCGCGGGCGTAGGCGCGACCACAGTCACAACGatgacgacggcgacgagcACGATGTCTTCGACGGGGCTGATCGCGCCCGAGTTAAAGGTCATCTGCAAACCCGACGGCAGTCTCCGTCTCGCAGCTGCCAGTCCAATTGTGTCTAATCAAAGGAATCTTTTAAGCCTGCAGAACTTGGAGGACGGTAGCAGTGCGAACTTTGCGCGACAGACGACGCAACAACGCGGTGCGGATGCGGTAGGCGGTGCGTCGTCCAACAGAAACGCCTACGATCGACTAACCGGCACCAGTTCCATCGTGAAGAGCGCATCGCAGACCGGCCAGAACGCTGTTCTACCCAAGTTCCAACAGGCTTTTCGTAATAAAACCTACACTCTACCAGCTGATGCGACCGCAAGTGGGGTTGCCAGTGCCGCGACAGATACACCGCTGGGAGGTGTTCAACAAACGGTGACGACATCCGCGCAGAAGACAACGACGAATTTGTCGAAGGCAGTACAGACGTCTGTGCCGAGCAatcaacaacaacaacaacagcagGCAAACGCCGGAAACGTTAATGtgcaatcaattatttctaatcTGCAACTGTCGGCCGGCAGGCAGATAGTCAACATTGTGCCGAATTCTGGGAATAACGCCTCGGCGAGCGCTGCCATCGGTTCGAATCAAGTCGCGAATCAAACGATCACGCAACTCGTGCAGAACGCCAGTTCGTCCAACAGCGTTATATACACGCACAAGGTAATAACCAATAATCCGAACCAGCTCATCCCACCAACAATCATATCGCACGGCAATTCGGTACCCGGTGGCAGAACTCCCGTGGTCAAGCTCAACATCATTCGTACGCCGGTCAGACAACAGAATCTGACGGGAACCACCATCCAGGCTGTCTTGACGCCGACGAGGTtgcagcaacaacagcaacagcaacaagCCGTGAGACCGGACAATTTAATCGGTTCTCCGATTGAGGTGACCAATCCAGTGAGCTCGACAACTTTGGAACAATTACGAGAATTCGAGAGCGTGCTAGAACAGGTGAAGGAGAGGAGTATCCAGCCACAGTCTCACCAGTCGATCTCCAATAGCGCGACTACGACAACCGTGCAGACGCAAACCACTACGCAGCAGACTCAGGCAAGCAAACCGCAGCAGATATCTGTTAGCACTCTGGCGCAGCAACTGATGATGCCGGCGCAGTCCAGCGCGAACAGCGAGGCATTTACCAGCAACGGCAGTACTGTGACATTTCAACAGGAATCTGGGTACCAGCAGAAGGTCTCCTTGGCTTATGTAAATCCGAGCAGCACCGCTAAGGCGGGTAACTCCACGACACCAGTGGTCGTGGTCACCAGCTACTGTCAACCAGCGGCGTCGCCGGCGCTGAGCGTCACGTCTCAGAGTTCCTCGAGCCCGTGCGTAACGCCGGCGCCAGCACCGATACCACCGTCAGCTGGCAAAACACCATCGACGCCGTCGTCCGCCGCAGCTGGGACTGCTGCTAAGGCCAATGTGAAAAAATCGACACCCAAGGCGGTCAAAAGCAGCGCGACTAATACATCCAAGGCATCGCCGATACCGAAACCGCAGCAGAAGCCACAGGAGGATGAACAGACTGCCCAACGGATCTACGCGATTCTCGACGAATACGCGGAGCAGCTGAGAAATTCGCCGGATCTGAACAACAAACCGGCACCCCGCAGAAGATCCAATCCGCCAACCAATCCGAGTCAATCATCGAAGAGGAAGAAATCAAGCTCGAGCAAGAGCAAGCCGGCGGGACAGCAGACTTCCGAACTGAGCCCTAGCACAGACGATCTCGGCAGGACTATGGGCAGCGAGGATTCGTCCAGCGGTGTTGTACACGTGCAAGACAGTCCGGCCGGTTTCTCTGCACCAGAGGAACCGTCGATGAGCGGGGAAGCGAGCGCTGAGGTGCGCAATATGACGAATGACTCGAACGACGGCGTCGAACTGAACATGAAGAGACGTAATCTTATCATTACGGAGCCAGGCACGGGCCAGCCGCGAACGGTGATTGTCCAGGAATCACTGCAATCGGGCTCGGTGAGCGTCAGCGAGGCGCTCGCCTCAGTCACGGGCAAGATGAGCGGTACGTCGGTACTGATGCCTAGTTTCGTGCTGCCACTGATGAAGGGCACTCAGCAGCATTTCACCATAGTATCCACCGGATCCAAGCTGCTCACGGCTATGCCGACGACCATGCGCACCTCCGGCGGCACCGCAGTTCCCAACACTTTACTGTTACAGTCCTTCCTCAATCAGAGCAAGCTAATCCCTGCACAACCGCAGATGAAGCAGATGAAGATGCAGCCCACCTTGCAGACGTTGTCGAACAATCAGACGCTGACCGGCGCGCAGAACGTTCAGAGCACGCCCGTGGTGATATCGCAGACCGGAAGCACGCCGTTCGTTGGAGAGACAGCCACTGTGACGGTATCTACACCGGATAAACCCAATGTTATCGGTGAGCTGACATTGAAGAACGATACAGTGGCCGCCGGTAGCGCGATCGCGGTCGAATCAGCGGCGACGAACACCGCCATCGTGGTGCAGAACAAGAGCAATCCCACCCTCAGCCTGATCGGAACTCGGAACATCAGCGAGATATCGGACAACCAGCAACTATGCGGCGTCATCACCAGCAATCCGCTGCAGGGCACGAGATTCTACAACTCTGGCATGCATAAACTAACATCGACATCTGCCGCCCTGAAGGCGGAAAACGTGGTCTGCATTGCGCCGGCTGCTGCGGTCTCCCATTCACCGGAAAAGAAATCCCCTCAGGACGGGCAGTTACACACCGAGAAGTCGGTATCCTTACCAGCGAGCGCCATCGCGCTCACTTTTACTCAGCAGACTGATGTGAGCGCCATGCTGAACGATGCAAATCAGCAGCTACAGCAGAAGGACACGAAGGAAGCGTCCACCGAGATAACGTCTGGtaccaaaattatttcacCGAAAACGGTAAAGAGAAAATTCGACAATGCTATCGGCATACAGGAAAACATATCGCCGAGAACTTTGATCTCCCCGAATATCGCCACGtcgttacaaaataatacgaaaatTG AGTCTATGTCTCCCATTACTTCCACGAACAAGCAATCGAGCGTTATCGATCACACGACGCAATTCCTGGTTACTGGTGGACCGAGCAGCTCGGATAGCCAGGAGTCATCTGTGCAGCAATCCACCGAGACAATCGACGGATCCTGCAAAGTTGGGAACGGGCTGCTATACGAAAACGCACGCTTGCAAGAGGCCTGGGAATCGGAAGGAAAGATCTCGCCGGATACAACACCATGGAGATACGTTCCTACACCGATGAACGCGCTGAGCCACGAGCCGTTAAAAGTGTACAG GGATAATGACAACTCCGAGACCGTGCTGCAGATTATCAACAAGGGTCAGGGCATTGAGATGGCGAGCGGACAGATCTATCATGCAAACGCGAAAAAGTACTTCATGAATCATACTCTAGACACTCCCTACTCCAACAAGAGCAACTTGATGAAATCGCAGCTGATTTCAAGATTGGATCGCGAGATGATGCAGCAAAAGATGGAGAGAAAAGCCGCATACGAACGTGAGATCAAATTGCAAAAGAGCTTGTCAGAGGAATGCGAAGATCTGGGAGTCGACGAACCTAGTACCAGCGAGCTGTTTCCCGAGGCAGATCTGCTATTCGACACGAATCACTCGCCGTCGTTCGATCATTCTTCGCAGGATGCGTCCTGCAGTCAGTCCCTGGGCAAATCGTACAACAGCTCATACTTCCGGTCGCTGGACTCATCTAGCGGCAGCAGGGACGCCAGCCCAACAAGCGATTTCAAGACGAACGAACGCAAGAAGAACGTGAGTCAACGCGCGAGAGCTTTAAAGGATCCGTTGAAGAGAGGGAAGCGAGAGAAGGAGGATCTGGACATCCCGACGAAACATATGCGACTAACCCTGGATAATCTAAGCCAGGATGAAGCGTCGAACAGCAACTCGGACATCTCCAGGCTATCACCGGCAAATCTTGGCTCTTTGGAGAACGATTCGTCAAAAGATATGACTCATCGCGTGAAACTGACCTTGAGGAGCGGCTCGAAAGAAGGAACACCCAGCAGCGTATCCAGCATACCATCTAATATGAAATTGGACATCGACTTGGATTCGGAATCATTGCCGCCCAGCATGAACGTTAACAACACTTCGACAGCGAGTTCAGGCGATGAGAGCTTGACTCTGTTGAGCGGCAATACCGCGGACCATCATACCATACCGTCGCCATTGTCACCGTTGGGCGCGGCTGGACCGCTGCTGTCCACGCACAACAAGTACACGTATACCAACAAAAAGCGCGTGTCGTCGTCCAAGGTGCGCATGGACTCGTACATGGCATGGGAGAGCCCAATGTCCGAGCGCACGAGGTCCAGCACCGACGATGAGGACTCCAGTATCAGCGAGTCGATCGGTAGCCAGGTAGAAGACAACGTCACGCTGAGCAATGGCCTGGAGGACAgtgtacaaatattaaaatcctTGTCCTCCGATCGGCACTGCACTTACatgaagaaaaaggaaaacaagCTGCAGGTGAATGCCGCGAGAGTGGTCTTGAATCGCGCCGATCACAAATCGGCAGCGGTGGCAGCGACGCTTCCCAAACGGATGTCTAAGGTAGAGTCGATGGTAACGGCGACGGAGACGATGGTAGTATCGAGCGACAAGGCATCGGAAGCGTCGGAGGACGAGACGAGCAATATCGTACTAATGGAGCCGGCGGATTGCCGCGCCAGAAGATCAAGTTTGCGGTGTCACGTGAAGAAGAACTGCGCGTGCTGCAACGGCTCGCCGGAACGACCGAAGAAGAAGACAACGGCGGCGACAACGGTCAAGTCGACGGATCACAAGCTGAAGAAGCGGCTGTCGTCAAAGCAGCCCGGCAAGAAGAGGTAG